The Dama dama isolate Ldn47 chromosome 28, ASM3311817v1, whole genome shotgun sequence genome has a window encoding:
- the LOC133048136 gene encoding putative uncharacterized protein C6orf183: MRTETAFVLPQHTTETELKPQLRLLLSHFHISYDVEELRDASKETELFALVSQKFQSIFMEQQRMQMFPDYNAGIAKVENLDLTGPGRALKKRANWTSFIKIKPKCDPGQKKLLTKLKERRRIDLLMQLQAKFLKVKK, translated from the exons ATGAGAACAGAAACTGCTTTCGTTCTGCCCCAACACACAACAGAAACAGAACTGAAACCTCAGCTGAGGCTGCTGCTCTCCCATTTCCATATTTCATATGACGTGGAAGAGCTGAGGGACGCTTCTAAGGAGACAGAACTTTTTGCCTTG GTTTCCCAAAAATTTCAAAGCATCTTCATGGAGCAACAGAGAATGCAAATGTTTCCAGACTATAATGCTGGGATAGCTAAAGTGGAAAATTTGGATTTGACAGGACCTGGTAGGGCCTTGAAAAAGAGAGCCAACTGGACTTCCTTTATAAAG ATTAAGCCAAAATGTGATCCTGGGCAAAAGAAGCTTTTGACCAAGCTAAAAGAACGGAGAAGAATAGATCTATTAATGCAACTCCAAGCAAAATTTCTGAAGGTAAAAAAGTAA